One Ranitomeya imitator isolate aRanImi1 chromosome 4, aRanImi1.pri, whole genome shotgun sequence genomic window, CATGTCACTCATCTATCTGTGTACATGTCACTCATCTATCTGTGTACATGTCACTCATCTATCTGTGTACATGTCACTCATCTATCTGTGTACATGTCACTCATCTATCCGTGTACATGTCACTCATCTATCCGTGTACATGTCACTCATCTATCCGTGTACATGTCACTCATCTATCCGTGTACATGTCACTCATCTATCCGTGTACATGTCACTCATCTATCCGTGTACATGTCACTCATCTATCCGTATACATGTCACTCATCTGTATACATGTCACTCATCTATCTGTATACGTGTCATTTGTCTACATGTCACTCATCTATCTGTATACATGTCTTTTATGAACAGATTATCATTGATCTATCTTGTATATCTTTGTCTATCAATCATGTAATTAATCTGTATATCTACTTTTCATCTACCTAACattgatgttaaaaaaaaaaaaaattatatatatacacacacacacacacacacacacacacacacacacacgtataagaaaaagtttgggcacccctattaatcttaagcttaatgttttataaaaatttgtttttatgcaacagctgtttcagtttcatatatctaataactgttggacacagtaatgtttctgccttgaaatgaggtttattgttctaacagaaaatgtgcaatctgcattcaagcaaaatttgacaggtgaataagtatgggcaccccaccagaaaagtgacattaatatttagtagatcctccttttgcaaaaataacagcctctagtcgcttcctgtagcttttaatgagttcctggatcctggatgaaggtatttttgaccattcctctttacaaaacaattccagttcagttaagtttgatggtcgccgagcatggacagccctcttcacatgatcccacagatgttcaatgatattccggtctggggactgggatggccgttccagaacagtgtaattgttcctctgcatgaatgcctgagtagatttggagcggtgttttggatcattgtcttgctgaaagatccatcccctgcgtaacttcaactttgtcactgattcatgaacattattgacaagaatctgctgatactgagaggaatccatgcgtccctcaactttaacaagattcccgatgccggcattggccacacagccccaaagcatgatggaacctccaacacattttactgtgggtagcaagtgtttttcttggaatgctgtgttttttggccgccatgcataacgcctattttgaccaaacaactcaatcttggtttcatcagtccacaggaccttcttccaaaaagaaattggcttctccaaatgtgcttttgcatacctcagctggctatgtttgtggcgtgcttgcagaaacggcttctttcgcatcactctcccatacagcttctccttgtgcaaagtgtgttgtatacttgaccgatgcacagtgacaccatctgcagcaagttgatgctgcagctctctggaggtagtCTGAGGATTGTTCttaactgatctcaccattcttcctctctgcctttctgatgtttttgttggcctgccacttctggccttaacaagaactgtacctgtgttcttccatttccttactatgttccccacagtggaaattgacaggttaaatctctgagacagctttttgtatccttcacctgaacaactatgttgaataatctttgttttcagatcattagacagttgttttgaggagcccatgatgccactcttcagaggagattcaaacagtagaacaacttgcaagtggccactttaagtagctctcatgattgcatacaccttgctatgaagttcaaattcaatgaggttagaaaaccaaaaaaaagtgctttagtaagtcattaaaaagtaggtaggagtatttaaaacaagaaaatgataagggtgcccatacttatgcacttgtcaaattttgtttgaatgcagattgcaaattttttgttagaacaataaacctcatttcaaggcagaaacatatatatatatatatatatatacatacagcacggtggcttggtggttagcacagcagccttgcagcgctggagtcctgggttcaaaccccaccaaggacaacatctgcaaagagtttgtatgttctctccgtgtttgcgtgggtttcctccgggttctccagtttcctcccacattccatccaaagacatactgatagggaatttaaattgtgagccccattggggacagcaatgataatgtgtgaaaaactgtaaagtgctgcggaatatgttagcgctatataaaaataaagaatatatatatattcatttatcTACTCTCGTCACAGGACCCCGCTATCACTAGTAATTACTGTGCATACCTGTCATCCTACAATTGCTTCTCTCAAAAAGCCACTGCTACCACTGGAGTAAATAGTGTGTGAAGGTTTGGGTATTATGTGTTTTTAAGTTGTGGTAGTGTTGGGCCCGCTGCAGCATCACCGTCATCCTTAGTGTTTGGTGAACAATGCAGGGAGGGTGAGTGGTAATGCTTGTTATATGCCACTACACACGGCATCTGGCTCCggtgttaattattattattatacattttttatggcgccatttcttccatggcgctttacatgtgaaaagggggcaaatatagacaaatacattaaacgtgagcaaaaaacaaggcacacaggtacataaggagggaggaccctgccggcgagggctcacagtctgcagagggtgggtgaggatacactaggagagggtagagctggatgtgcggcggttcagtagactggggatcattgcaggctgtaggcttgtcggaagaggtgagtcttcaggttctttttgaaggtttctgtggtaggtgagattctgatgtgttggggtagagttccagagtatgggggcagcacgggagaagtcatggatgcggttgtgggaagaagagatgagaggggagtagagaaggaggtcttgataggatcagaggttgcgtttaggtaagtaccgggagaccagcgctccctaacccttgggtatattttttatcAGCACAATGCCAACATATtagaggatggggggaggagacgGGAAAAGGACAATTGCCCAATAGTTTGAGATATCTGattggaaaatggccgctggatgaGAGCTTAGAAGGGGGGTGCTTTTTAAAACTGGGGTCTCAATTTCATACTGTTCTCCTAATTCATAAGGTATGGGAAAAAGTTAAACAGATTAGGGGTGTCACAGGCCTTACCAAATATTCTCCTATATGGGATAATATAAATttacaagaatttaagcaaatggaaggatttgggccctggagagaggcaggaattagaaGGATGGGTCAGCTACTGGGTCAAGGGAGACTTAAGTCATTCgtggagttacaaacagaattccagttatcacatttaaatttatattattataaaagaattcagcatgcgTATCAGTCGCAATGTTGGagaaaacttattgagatccagattgatatcacgctggcttccattttggagaacagcgggacaaggggggcaatttcagaagtgtatagatttattattcacctttctagtcaaacatcccatcaagtctagagggaaatgggaagctgaattgggagagataaatgatgatagatgggaatctattttagaatatgtgCCTAAGATCTCTATGAGCGAACCTGGGAGGATGTCTCAATTATATGTAATTCATATTgcttacagaactcccgatagactgttcaagatgggtttgaggtctgattccgagtgtccacgatgttcgcaggaacgggcagacatgttacacatgctgtggcactgccctggattgtctgccttctggacagttgtatcgaatcggattgaattgatatataggtgtgtcattcccagagaccctttggtctgtatattaggtTATGTGGAAGAAAGAGCAGTGGTATCTATGGTTAAACTGGCGATTGCTAGATTGTTATTAatagcaaggaaattgatagctcggttctggaACAGAGAGGAGCCTCCGACTAGACGATACTTTCTTACGCAGGCGGATCATATAATTCTATTGGAAAAAAGTATatatactaagagaaataaactcGATGTATATCAAAAGATatggcagccatggatagaatggaATTAGAATTGTGaggaggatgcataatgttatagatgaGGTTCATACTGTACAATGTGATATGGATTGGGGAAAGTTTATCGGAAGAGGAATGAGGAAGGTACTGAAGGGGTCTCAAAGGGGGGGGGGtgcatttataaaaaatatatgatTATATGTGAATAGCTTGATGTCATATATGTTATAATTGTTTTTCGTAATAAAaaagtatctgataaaaaaaaaaaaaaaaaaaagaaacgggaGACCATGtccgagatgtatggaggagacaggttgtggatggctttgtatgtcattgtgagggttttgaactggagtctctgggcaataggaagccagtgaagggcctgacataggggagaggctggggaatagtggggagacaggtggattaggcgGGCAGCAGAGAAGGATGGATTGgaatggtgccagagtgctagaggcaaTGCCAgatagtaggaggttgcagtagtcgaggcgggagatgataagggcgtgcactagtgtttttgtggtgctgCGTTCAAGGAATGCGCAGATTCGGGAAATGTTTTTgaatttgagacggcaggaggaggcaagggcttggatatgtgacttgaaagagagggcagagtcgaggatcaccccgaggtgtTAATAATGGGACGTGTACACGCGTGACATCCCTCCCGGCTGTATGCTCAGAGCTCGGTGTTTGTGGAACAAGTGAATAATATATTACAAACATCTGATCATATGAATATTTAtatacctggagaacaacttgaacCAGTTTGATTCTTCCTAACTCTTACATTTTGTTATTGTCTGTGTATTCTTTTGTATTCTTTTCTGAAAGAGAACCTGTCGGCATTATGTCCCTTTAATCTGTTGTCACTGCTATAAGAAATGTGTATCTTAGGTATCCCAGTGATTATCCATCATTATTGTTTGTTGTAAACAGGCTGGTAATTGAGTGCTGAGCAACTTGTGTATAGTCAATCAGTGTTTGTTAATGGTGTATTGATGAGCACAAATCACCACTTGTAAATGCATCATTAGACATGTCTGGTGGTCCATATTTTCAGCAGGGAAGTGTGTTATGATTTTTGGGGCAAATATTTCCATCTAGGGGAGGGGACGTGGTCAAACAATTTGCCATAtagcagctagtcacagcaatgataatgccCTAGTGatgaaaccttcattgtaagtaaacagcacatAGCTTGATAAGTGACTCCTTGTTGAATTCTGTGTCTCAGCCGTTATCTCCTACTGTCTTCAGATTATATAGTAAAAACCTACTCGCTGATTATTTTTAATCAATCCAGTGGcccacaaaaattaaaaacaatgtaTACTCCCCTCCCGCAGCGGCACCATTCCAGTAATGCCATCACTGCTGTTGGGTGACTTGACATTTCTTTATGTGATCACTGCAGCCTTTTCTATTTTGTCAGATGGGACTTTTGATCTAATAGAATATTGATGAGCTGCAGCCAATCGGTGGACAACAACGCCATACCCAACAGGGAAAGCAGTGCTAACGTTACAAGAACGGCGCTGCTGTGGGAGGAGAAtatagattgttttttttttcctgtggggcACTGAattgattaaagggaacccgtcatgtcCAAAaaacgctactaacctgcagatatggggttaatctgcagctgTGTGGCCGCCACACTGAAAGCATGGCTACTGGgagcctcaggctttcagtcataggggcgacgcggcttcagtcaccactcagtacaaATAGTACTCActactgagctggctgtcagtcagtgtcggggcgTTCTTACAGCCgtcactcactatgtactgagtagTGACTGAAAGCCAAAGGGTgcaaggaggaataaagttaattttctaccAGCAGCCAGGCTTTCAGTGTGGCAGCCGCATAGTTTGACAtcaatattaacctgcagattaaccttatatcacccattaaattgcattttttcacatgacaggttccctttacgttgggtggttcagtagtggacaacccctttcagcCTGGATAGCAGGGGGTGCTGCTGAGATCGGAGGACTGTTGCCTGGTGACGAAACCTCCAATGGATACTTTGGAAGGTATTTTAGATGCAATGTTGTATTCCCCAGGTATGCATtattacaaaaacacacaaatgtGCCTTACGTTTCTCTGCAGCCCCAATACTGTGGTCAGCTTCCATTTAAATCCTATTTTTGTATTCTGTCCAATGGAATCTGTCCCAACTATGTGGCTCCCGATTACTTGTGCAGGGCTATAGTCACTTACTGATAGTTGATTGGTTAAGTGTTTGCGGcctttacatttttttgcaaaaaaaaaaagtacaaagaaaaaaaaacaacaatccacTGGGATCGGATATTGTCCTGCAAGTAGGATTTGTGATcttatgttttgattttttttttttttttattccttgcaGGGTGAAGACTTGAGTTGCAACCATGGAGAAGCTGGGTATGAATTTCGGAGGTGGCCCCAATAAGAAAGAACTACAAGAATTGGTGGAAACTCAGAGGAAGCAGCTGCTTCAGTATCAGGCTCGGCTAAAAGATGTTGTGCGAGCATACAAGAGTCTCTCAAAAGAAAAAGAGGCTCTGGAGGCCAGCCTTCATGTCTTGTCCACTTCTCAGGAGCCTGCAACACTTTCCTCGGAGGTCGAGGAGCCACATGACGACCAGCACTCCACACACAGCGAGGATAGTGTGGACACCGCAGGCAGCCTGCCCAGTGCTAGAGGCGGAGAGACCAGTGAAGATGAAAGACTGGAACCTGCTCAGCACCATGGTGGTGTGGAAGAGGCGAGCGGCTCAGAAAGTGGGGTCAGCACAGCCAGCGGAGATGGTGGTCCCTCTACTGTGGCAGATACAGACAGAAGGACGGTGCAGCTTAAAAACCAGCTCGCCACTCTAACTAGGTGACCTGTCCATTGCAGTTATTACACTCATTTACCACCTTGTCCACCCATTTATATTTTGTTTTAAAACTAATATTACAGACATTATAAAAGGGAGTGAAAACGTTATCATGTTAGAGGGAGTCTTAAAATAGTTTTCTGGTCCCACTTTCTTTTAAGCATCTTTGAAAGAGGGTGCAGACGATATATCATTTCTCCATTTATTCTCCACCTGGATGAAACGGGACCCTGTGGAGAAAACTGATTGATACAGTAGACTTCACGCATACAAACTGTGTAAAGGGTTACTCCAGGGAGATAGAAATTATTTGAATGACATGCCTTCATAAACTATAAAGCTAACATCCATAAAGTTGTTTGTAACGCTGACGGTACCTGCTATGTATGTGATGATGGATCGGCTCCTCAGTGCCCCCTTTGTCACAGATCAGGGTGCATCTGTGACAAAGGGGGCACTGACCTACTGACAGCTAGCCTCCGATAACATCTCCGTCCATGCTGTCCGAGACCAGGGCGCGTGGTCAGCACCTGCCAAGCTTTTAGACACTCTAGCTGAGCTGTACCAGCCCTCACCTTCGTCTTTACACTCAGGATCCATGCCTGCTAATTTCACAGCTTCTTTATTACAGTCATAGCTCCCTCCACACTCCTGTACATGACATAAAGAAGCTGCAAAAAcaggctgcggtcaactgcagaacAAGCCATGATTGTGGGTAATGTGTACCGTCATGTGTCAGGCTGAACGACACATCACTGCTCTGAATAAAGACAAAAAGGAGGCGTCAAAGAAGACCTTTCAGGAAAAACACCTTGGGAGGTTTCCTATAGCATAGTCTCTGTGGGATAAAAGATTACATCCCATATGTTATATTGAAGAACATTGtggttataatatatatatttttttcttttttttttcttccgtcAGTGCTTTGGCCACAGTAACACAAGAGAAGTCTCGCATGGAAGCCTCCTACCAAGCAGACAAGAGAAAGGCAAGACAGGAGATGGAGGAAATGGCACAGAGAATGGAGGAAGAACACGACCACTTACGAGTGGAGATTCAGGGACTACAAGCTCAGATAGCAGAGAACAGGGCGAAACTGATCAGTCACCAAAATGACCGCGCACAAGAGCAGGCAGATCACGCAGCCATGTTGAAGGAATTACAGCGTCTAGTGCAAGGAGAGCGTGACCAGAGGCAAGAGGTAGAGCTGCGGCTGGAGGAAGCGAGGCAAGAATTGGCGGGAAGATCTGAACTGGTTGTTAGAGCTGAGGTAGCAGAGGAACAAAGCAAAAGGCTGCGCAGGGAAATTGAAGAATTAAAAAAGGACCTTTCTGAGGCAAGGAGGCAGAGAAAAGAGCCTGACCCTATGGTTCAGGAGCTGCAGGGAGAGCTTTGTGCAGTGAAGAGAGAGCTGGAAGCCCTGCTACAAGAGGAAAGACATAAGGTAGGCGTTATGGAAAAAGTGGGCCCAACCTGGATGAAAAGGAGAGAAGAGATCACACAGGCTGCTGTAGGCAACACTTACAGCACAAAGCATATTAGATATTTGCATAACTTCCACATTAACAATGATTAAACTTTATTTGCTTATAAAATGGAAGACCAGCTTCATAATGCCTAGTTAGTCTATAGTAGAAGTCACAAACAATAAGTGCATGGGTTATATATTCCTGTATGATTTCCGAACCTCAGTATGTCATCCAGAATCTAACGGATCGGTCACCAGATTTCACTATACAAACTGCTTATACTATTTAATAGACCTGGTGAGGTTGGTGTACTTACTTTGGCGATCCAAGGCATAATGCTTATTTCTAAAGTTTTCTTGCCTAACACTGAAATATCCATTATATGAGTCCAGCAACGTATCCAATTCACATTTCAATATTAGGCTTATTCAGGCATTCTGACATGGATATTCACGTTCAGTACACCTGCCTCCTCAGTGTTCTCAGTTAATACTTTTACTGCCAAGGACCTATGTGATACTTATGACTGTTACTTCTAAGCTAGATTACCATTTGCCTCACAGCTGGTGACAGTGGAAGGATTGATGTAGTAACTCTTCCTAAGATTACCTTcacaaattaacaaaaaaaaaaggtttgcaaCTTAATTATTTAAAGCTGCTTTATTAAAGAGTGTTAAAAAGATTGTGTCCAGTATTCAGGTAAGCTCCATTTATTTTCTGGTAGAAAGCACAATTTTTTGTTTTCAGAAAAAAGCATATGAGAAAAATGCGTATTACGAACAGATGTTTATTGAAATAGAAAAGTACTAAAAACCATAGAAAAACATACAATTTAAAAAGTCTGGTAGCCAACAAAATGCTCAAAATGTGAGCCAAACAAATATATGCGGCACCCCTCCTGGATGAACAGCATTACAAGCGAATAGTAATCCAGTAATCCACATATCAGTGTATTCATAGGACTGACAAACATCCAAGTTGTGAGTTAAAGAGCAATACCTCGGGTAATCTATCAGGGACATCAAGCCATAGTGGCATATCTAACTCCTCCTACCTAGTAATGCCCATAACCATAAGAACAGTGTATGTCAATATACTCACACGGAGATATCAGTCCTTGCTGGtgtccaggagatggtgccacaacTTTAACTCACAATTTGGATGTTTGTCAGTCCTATGAATACACTGATATGTGGATTACTATTCGCTTGTAATGCTGTTCATCCAGGAGGGGTGCCGCATATATTTGTTTGGCTCACATTTTGAGCATTTTGTTGGCTACCAGACTTTTTAAATTGTATGTTTTTCTATGGTTTTTAGTACTTTTCTATTTCAATAAAGATCTGTTCATAATACGCATTTTTCTCATATGCTTTTTTCTGTATATATAGCGTAGAACATGTGCAAACTATGTATTTATGTGGACGCGGTATTATATATATTTAGCGTCTGTTGGATTTAGGGGTATGTGTTAGGCTTCTttatcaatttttttgttttcgGTGTGTAAATTTTGCACCAAGGCATCCCGTACACATTACATAAAAGTTGGAAGGACCCGCAGATAATCGGCTAGCCATTCAATGTATTTGGGGGCCTTCATACTCTCCCGACAGATGAGATTGGGGGAAGGGAAAGACTCGGTCTGATGACTTTTCAGCACCTAATCCTTTGGTTCTCCAAGatataagctgctgccagacaATTCTGGGTGTAACCCTCTCATGGAGAACATAGGAATGTTCTGCTTGGGAACTTGGGAGATAGCTGTTGGCTGAAAATTGTGTGGCCAACACCCATCTGAtgtgtatgtttttgttttttttttagatgggGAAAGATAAACTGTTTTCAATCAGATGGTAAATCTGTGTCTTCTAAAGTGCATTGAAATGGCGTAATATAGCTCTCATTCGTAGCTTATAAGTCCATTTATTTTTCCTTACATTATCATTTAAAATTTgtttcagaggctggaggaggatcAGCATAATCAGCAGAGGTTCCTTCAAGAAGAGGAAAGGATACGCTCTCTTGAGTCCCAAGTATCTGAGCTATCTGAGCTCTTGGGAGCAGCTGAGACATCGAAACAGAGGGACCATGTTGCTATTCGTAAACTGCGAGAGCGCCTTTTACAACTAGAAACAGAGAACAAAACCATTGCAATGGCCACCTCAGTTCATCCTCCACCTGAAGCATTTGTTATGAAATCATCAGTGGGTGAGGACGTGGATGAGAGTGCAGAGCAGCGTGGATCTGCTCTGTTTTACCAGCAGGAGCTTCAGCAGGTAAAAGAAGAGTTTGAGCGATACAAAGCTCGAGCTCAGGGAGTGCTGAGAACCAAAGGGGCACGCGAAGGAGAGCTGGAAGCTGGCAAGCAGAGGTTGGCAGAATTGAAAGAAAAGTACGTCAACCTTAGATGTTCTTCTGAGGAAGCAGAGAATAAACACAAGGCGGAAATGGAGACTGCACGCAAGGAACTTATGCTATTAGCTCAGGCTCACAGGCAAGAGCTTGACCAAGTGCGCAAAGAAAGTCGTGAGAATATGGCACGAATGGAGGAAGAGTTAAGGCAACACAGAGAACGTGTCTTGGCTGTGCTTAATGAAAAGGAGCAAGAACTAGAAAGGTTGAGAGAAACTAAGATACCCACCATATGCCCACCTTTTCCAGACCCCCTAGAGAATGGGATAGAACTTCCTCCGAACAACTCCTCAGCTTTTCTTGTATATGTAGATCAGCTGTCTCGAAAAGAAGCAGAGATTGGGAACCTGCGGCGCAGGAAACATGAACTAGAGGCAGAACTACAAAGCATGCAGGAACGGTTAGCAGAGAACCATGAGGAGTCTCAGACTTTACGCGAGCAGGTCGATAAGGCTATGCGCGACCGAAGCAGGGAAGGAGCAAATATGGAATATCTGAAAAACGTCTTGCTAGGGTTCTTGACTCTTCCAGATCCCCTGGGTAGACAACGTACATTGAGCGCACTTCTGACAGTCCTGCATTTCTCCCCAGAAGAAAGAAATGCAGCCCttagggcacaggatgggagtagGTGGTGGGCAGCGACTAAAAGGTGATCTAAAGTATTACATAAGGGAGTGTTGTAAAAAGTGTTGTCAATGACAATAATATTATAAGTGATTTTGACGTTTCCTGAGCTATGTGGCATTCTATCTTGGGACCATAAATAATAGATGACACTAAAGAATATTAGAGAAATCCTTTGTAAACACCGTACCAGAGTAGAAACCATGTTTATTGCTATTAAACTCTATTAACTATGTAATCTATGTTTTATATCAATCTACAAGAAGTTATGGGTTAGTATACTGTATGGGCAAAACTATCAGCAATATTCTACACCTTAGCCTAAGTATAATACCTTTAATAACTCATAACGCAACCACACAGACTCATTTTGGCCTAACCTGCCGATACCAGTGAGCTCGGCCTGCAGTCCGTACATGGCCGCTTAACGACTTCTCCCAACTGACGATGTTGGAAGAGCTAAGGATGTCAGATTTCAGACTGTCGATCATTTTGTTATTGGTTAGATAAGCTCCAAAGGAGTCGGGCAGTGGCTTGTTCATTGGAAGGATAGGAGTTCTCCTGTGTATGGAGGAATTGGGAAAGATGGCTGGCCAACAGCTCTCTTATGTATGTGGGGCTTTAAGCTGACCATACATTGACTATTTAACCACAGATCATAGGCTGAACTAGCTTTAGTAACTTCTGGAGTTAATCCTATTTTTATACCTACCACACACATCATGCAATCAGCACATCTTGGCAAATTTGACGGCATCTGCTTATGGTCTGCAAATATCTCATATTTATGGTTCGCTTCAGAATACAGCTACAGTTTGATAATCCTAAAACATTATTATGCCTTTCTCTTTTGGCACACCATGGCGAGATCACTATGTCTATATACATGAGCTGCACACTAGTTGATAAAGTTGTCCAGTGTAAAAGAAAAGACAGCTGTCACTTGatggcagactgccaaatcataatGGGGTGCCATGTGTACGCTTTCATGATTCCCCTGTATTTCCTGTGCGGTTGGAAGCAATTTGCATACTTGAGGTCTCATGCGAACTAGACTTTCCTCCACTAGAACATTGAGAAGTAGAGGAGAGTCTAGTCagtatgtgactgcaagtatgtaaatcacatacaCGTAGTTACATGACCACCC contains:
- the GCC1 gene encoding GRIP and coiled-coil domain-containing protein 1 — protein: MEKLGMNFGGGPNKKELQELVETQRKQLLQYQARLKDVVRAYKSLSKEKEALEASLHVLSTSQEPATLSSEVEEPHDDQHSTHSEDSVDTAGSLPSARGGETSEDERLEPAQHHGGVEEASGSESGVSTASGDGGPSTVADTDRRTVQLKNQLATLTSALATVTQEKSRMEASYQADKRKARQEMEEMAQRMEEEHDHLRVEIQGLQAQIAENRAKLISHQNDRAQEQADHAAMLKELQRLVQGERDQRQEVELRLEEARQELAGRSELVVRAEVAEEQSKRLRREIEELKKDLSEARRQRKEPDPMVQELQGELCAVKRELEALLQEERHKRLEEDQHNQQRFLQEEERIRSLESQVSELSELLGAAETSKQRDHVAIRKLRERLLQLETENKTIAMATSVHPPPEAFVMKSSVGEDVDESAEQRGSALFYQQELQQVKEEFERYKARAQGVLRTKGAREGELEAGKQRLAELKEKYVNLRCSSEEAENKHKAEMETARKELMLLAQAHRQELDQVRKESRENMARMEEELRQHRERVLAVLNEKEQELERLRETKIPTICPPFPDPLENGIELPPNNSSAFLVYVDQLSRKEAEIGNLRRRKHELEAELQSMQERLAENHEESQTLREQVDKAMRDRSREGANMEYLKNVLLGFLTLPDPLGRQRTLSALLTVLHFSPEERNAALRAQDGSRWWAATKR